A window of Rosa rugosa chromosome 7, drRosRugo1.1, whole genome shotgun sequence genomic DNA:
AGTCCCCACTCCAAAGAGCCGACACCACAGAAGGTGAAGGAATAAAACCCCATTGAAGGGGGAAGGTGCTGCAAAACCTCACCCAAGGGCGGCGGCCGCTCAACCCTAGCAGCGCACTGCTAGGTCTCATAGTTTTTTGTAAACATTAAATTGCCCAGGACTtcctatactattattaagagtagaggctttgttagccaaaatctaaaattttgacagaattaaccctagaagattaataaactttgaaaattaattaaatcacaaggataattaagacatttataaaatatatttttattaaaaaaatatccacaacccacatttctctctcccattttcttttctctgcaataaccaacttttttcttttttattttctgaagaaaaaaaaatttaataacttgcacatgcagaacATGTGTGGAAAAATGCTAGTTTAATATAATTTAATATTAAAACACCATGAGAACTTGACACATGTCTGAATGTGGCTCACACATACTCACTTGAGTGTGAGCACTCCCCATACAATCTTAGAGCTGTAATAATCTCTAACTGAAATCTTAATAAAACCACTAGGAATAGAACACATGGCGTCTAGTCCAGGGTGGAGAGTTGACTTGGTTGTGTCGCAACTATTCACTTCATTGACGTTACCTTGGACATGAAATATTCTTttattcccttttttttttttttttatgagaatagGATCTTTTATTCCCTTAAGATAGATATAACAGCAGATTTATGCTTTTCTCGTCCCACTTATGACCATTATTGGGTTTAAGTTCGAAATAGCTTCATCCTGACATAGCTGCTCTAGTTCCTCCTCCGGCAATGTCACCGTAACCATCCTCGCCAGCCCTCCTTCCGGAGATGGCATCACGATTATCAAACCTTCCCCTTCCACATTTCCAACATGATATGACACGTGTACGGGCCTGTTCTCCTTATCAAACACAGCTGTATACATCAACGGCTTATTCCCAGTAATCCCAGGAAAGTCAACCATATGCTCCATGCTCATACATGTCAACTCGGGGCCATACATTCTAAAAGGTGCCCCAAACTGACCTCCCTCTTCCTTTCGTGATTCAAACCAGTCTAAAGCAGACCAAAACTCCCCCTCCCCCTGACTCGACACATGGCGGTGCACGGCTCCAACCACATCTCCCAAGTCTTCCTTTTCTTCCACATCAGGTAATGAAAGCAACGAAAAATGCAAGGCATTGCCGTAGTGCCCATAAGAGAGCTGCAGCTTCTTCCTGAAGTCGACACAAATGGAGAGAGAGTGCTTGCTTTCACTTTTTGGGTGCTTCAAGCGAGCAATGCGTGCCCAAAAGAGTGCGGCCAGCAAATCAAACGGGGTTGCAACAGGGCATGTTTGCTGGATTTCTAAGAGGCTTTGCTTGATCACTTCATTGGAAAATTTGAAAGTGGCTGTGCCCATTTTCTTCAGTACTAATGGGGTCTGTGCTGCCATGGACTTGGCTTCGTAATAAGAGCATGATAACTTTGTGCTTGTCTTGTGAATGTTGAGTCCGCTAGTGAGTGGCGAGTCCGATAAGTCGTCGAAGGAAGGCGGGTGTACGACGGGTTCCCGGCGGTGAGTCTCGGCCCATGACTTGATGAGTAGGGTCGCACAAGTTGGGTCTGCTTGCATGTGAAAGCAACTTAGTCCGATGGCTACTCCTCCTCCTTCAAATTCGTTTATCTGCTCCATAGATATATAATGAGTATAGTTAAACCAAAGacttttcttttatgtttttcttttttagcgaAAGACTTGTTATTTCGTTAGTACTTTAAACTTGCATATGAAGTTGTGAACTGAAATATAACATTAATTAATAGCTATATGACAAGGACATAATTAGAATTGAAAAATCGAGTGGGCTGCACTTTCAACTTAGTTTTAAGTAAAAAATACTGTTGAAATTTATAGGGGTGGGCACGGTGCGGTTCGGCTCTGTTTGATGCCCAAACTGCAACTAAATTGCTTCTTTCGGTGGCTATATTTCAAACTGCAACCGCATTTCAAAAGGCTGGaccgattatttcggttacaccatttttcAGTCCGGTGCGGGCCAGTTTCGGCGTGGACCGATTTATTTAT
This region includes:
- the LOC133722625 gene encoding protein ECERIFERUM 26-like, giving the protein MSSQILVFYTTLPILINFLVSLNMMKQNESNRVAVRSKLTAVSSRPVNPGTIHSFTGLDHAMALHSVHVIFYYKETLFSYFDLDPFRVCLSEILSLYPPVTGRIVRREVDGEWEVKCNDAGVRAVKATVATTLDEWLGSADGAEERLLTAWDDMPLDDPSSWSPYRIQINEFEGGGVAIGLSCFHMQADPTCATLLIKSWAETHRREPVVHPPSFDDLSDSPLTSGLNIHKTSTKLSCSYYEAKSMAAQTPLVLKKMGTATFKFSNEVIKQSLLEIQQTCPVATPFDLLAALFWARIARLKHPKSESKHSLSICVDFRKKLQLSYGHYGNALHFSLLSLPDVEEKEDLGDVVGAVHRHVSSQGEGEFWSALDWFESRKEEGGQFGAPFRMYGPELTCMSMEHMVDFPGITGNKPLMYTAVFDKENRPVHVSYHVGNVEGEGLIIVMPSPEGGLARMVTVTLPEEELEQLCQDEAISNLNPIMVISGTRKA